Proteins from a genomic interval of Nocardia sp. BMG51109:
- a CDS encoding DUF2786 domain-containing protein, translating to MSTQTHDKLLTRIGGLLRQAESTDNEHEAEAFLAAAQRLATRSSIDLTVARAHVAGREHRKMPTQKVVPIGEAGKRGLRTYVQLFVAIAAANDVRCDVARSSTQVYAYGFDTDITTCEALYASLLVQMVRASDQYIKSGRYKSATVEKIVVENRWGRKVQRRVQAPVAAVTARLNFQMAFAARVGKRLSEVKADVEAEVRAEPTADPGTALALRDKELELRDFYTRTSEARGTWRGPQESAGYSAAARRAGDRAGRAARLGNSPELGAARGQLDAGEA from the coding sequence ATGTCGACCCAGACCCACGACAAACTGCTCACCCGGATCGGTGGGCTGCTGCGCCAGGCCGAGTCGACCGACAACGAGCACGAGGCCGAGGCCTTTCTCGCCGCCGCACAGCGCCTGGCGACCCGTTCGTCGATCGACCTGACGGTGGCGCGCGCCCATGTGGCCGGCCGCGAACACCGGAAGATGCCGACCCAGAAGGTCGTTCCGATCGGCGAGGCGGGCAAGCGCGGGTTGCGCACCTACGTCCAGCTCTTCGTGGCGATCGCGGCGGCCAATGACGTTCGCTGCGATGTCGCCCGCTCGTCCACCCAGGTGTATGCCTACGGTTTCGACACCGACATCACCACCTGCGAGGCGCTGTACGCGAGCCTGCTGGTGCAAATGGTGCGCGCCTCGGACCAGTACATCAAGTCCGGCCGCTACAAATCTGCGACGGTGGAGAAGATCGTCGTCGAGAACCGCTGGGGCCGAAAGGTGCAACGGCGCGTTCAGGCCCCTGTCGCCGCGGTGACGGCCCGGCTGAATTTCCAGATGGCATTCGCCGCCCGGGTGGGTAAGCGCCTGTCCGAGGTCAAGGCCGATGTGGAGGCCGAGGTGCGGGCGGAGCCGACGGCCGACCCGGGCACCGCGCTCGCCCTGCGCGACAAGGAACTCGAACTGCGGGACTTCTACACCCGCACCTCCGAGGCGCGCGGCACCTGGCGGGGGCCGCAGGAGTCGGCGGGCTATTCGGCCGCGGCACGCCGCGCGGGCGATCGCGCGGGCCGGGCGGCGCGGCTGGGCAACTCGCCCGAACTGGGCGCGGCGCGCGGGCAACTGGACGCCGGTGAGGCGTGA
- a CDS encoding TIGR04338 family metallohydrolase → MAARDTQRARVYDAEGLVRRMFERADEHGVRTVDLHGSQITLPIERRFASVESVQRYANRVLALNWIRAQWDRASTPLTVRERGGTTAAHYESERAVLAVPLHARGTAWALRELVILHELAHHLEPAGAELAPHGPEFCSRYLDLVDGVIGPEAALLLRTTMLGCGVRFG, encoded by the coding sequence ATGGCTGCGCGGGATACTCAGCGCGCCCGGGTGTATGACGCCGAGGGCCTGGTCCGGCGGATGTTCGAACGCGCCGACGAGCACGGGGTGCGGACGGTGGACCTGCACGGTTCGCAGATCACGCTGCCGATCGAGCGGCGGTTCGCCTCGGTGGAATCGGTGCAGCGCTACGCGAATCGGGTGCTGGCGCTGAATTGGATACGCGCGCAATGGGATCGGGCGAGCACGCCGCTCACCGTCCGCGAGCGGGGCGGAACCACGGCCGCGCACTACGAATCCGAGCGCGCCGTGCTGGCGGTGCCCCTGCACGCCCGCGGAACTGCCTGGGCCCTAAGGGAATTGGTGATCTTGCACGAACTGGCCCACCACCTCGAACCCGCCGGCGCCGAGTTGGCTCCGCACGGCCCCGAATTCTGCTCCCGCTACCTGGATCTCGTCGACGGCGTGATCGGCCCGGAGGCCGCGCTGCTGCTGCGCACCACCATGCTGGGCTGCGGCGTCCGGTTCGGCTGA
- a CDS encoding o-succinylbenzoate synthase: MSDLLDPESAYVYAIPLRTRFRGITVREGVLIEGPLGWGEFCPFPEYDDREAANWLATTVEQVTAGWPEPVRDRIPVNCTVPAVSAERAHAIVAGSGCRTAKVKIADHPDALPEDLDRVAAVRDALGPDGAIRVDANAVWDVETAVRQIERIDRAAGGLEYVEQPCRTIEELAEVRRRVDVRVAADESIRRAEDPLRVAVAGAADVAVLKCTPLGGVRRALRVAEAAGLPCVVSSALETSIGLPAQLALAGALPDLEFACGLGTVRLFDGDLITDSLLPENGSLPVPRTPPQPDPELLHRFRHPDPQRERWWRDRLDRVRRLLD, from the coding sequence ATGAGCGACCTGCTGGATCCGGAGTCGGCCTACGTGTACGCGATCCCGCTGCGTACCCGCTTCCGCGGCATCACGGTCCGCGAGGGAGTGCTGATCGAGGGCCCGCTCGGCTGGGGCGAATTCTGCCCGTTCCCGGAGTACGACGACCGGGAAGCGGCGAACTGGCTGGCCACCACGGTCGAACAGGTCACCGCGGGGTGGCCCGAACCGGTCCGCGACCGCATTCCGGTCAACTGCACCGTGCCCGCCGTCAGCGCCGAGCGCGCCCATGCCATTGTCGCCGGATCGGGTTGCCGCACAGCCAAAGTCAAGATCGCCGATCACCCGGACGCACTGCCCGAGGATCTGGACCGGGTCGCCGCGGTGCGCGACGCGCTGGGCCCGGACGGCGCGATCCGCGTGGACGCCAACGCGGTGTGGGACGTCGAGACCGCGGTGCGGCAGATCGAGCGGATCGACCGCGCCGCAGGCGGTCTCGAATATGTGGAACAACCCTGCCGCACCATCGAGGAACTGGCGGAGGTCCGGCGCCGCGTCGACGTCCGCGTCGCCGCCGACGAATCCATCCGCCGCGCCGAGGACCCGCTGCGGGTGGCGGTCGCCGGCGCGGCCGACGTGGCGGTGCTCAAGTGCACCCCGCTCGGCGGAGTGCGCCGGGCGCTACGGGTCGCCGAGGCCGCCGGGCTGCCCTGCGTCGTCTCCTCCGCGCTGGAGACCAGCATCGGCCTGCCCGCCCAGCTGGCCCTCGCGGGCGCCCTCCCGGACCTGGAGTTCGCCTGCGGCCTGGGCACCGTCCGCCTGTTCGACGGCGACCTGATCACGGACTCGCTACTCCCCGAGAACGGCTCTTTACCAGTACCTCGGACCCCGCCACAACCCGATCCCGAACTGCTGCACCGCTTCCGCCACCCCGACCCGCAGCGAGAACGCTGGTGGCGCGACCGCCTCGACCGCGTGCGCCGACTGCTGGACTAG
- a CDS encoding thiolase family protein produces the protein MRDAVIVEAVRTPIGKGKATGALHATHPVDLFAHTLREVVRRSGIDPELIDDVIGGVVTQAGEQAANVTRRAVLAAGYPESVPATTVDRQCGSSQQAIHFAAQGVIAGAYDVVVAAGLESMSRIPMGAGVLDASDLDGIAFRERYPEDLVPQGISAELIAARWGIDRTAMDEFSLASHEKAAAATKNGAFEPELAPIGGLTADEGIRVGSTLDTLAGLRPAYYNEQYAARFPEIGWNVTAANASQINDGSAAVLITTSEVAARLGLTPLARVHSVAVAGDDPLLMLTAVLPATRKVLRRAGLQLSDIDLVEINEAFASVVLAWQRDTGADPSRVNVNGGAIALGHPLGASGARLATTLVHAMRERGARYGLQTMCEAGGLANATIYERL, from the coding sequence ATGAGAGACGCAGTGATCGTCGAGGCCGTGCGCACCCCGATCGGGAAGGGCAAGGCCACCGGCGCCCTGCACGCGACGCACCCGGTGGATCTGTTCGCCCACACCCTGCGCGAGGTGGTGCGGCGCAGCGGCATCGACCCGGAACTGATCGACGACGTGATCGGCGGCGTGGTCACCCAGGCCGGCGAGCAGGCCGCCAACGTGACCAGGCGGGCCGTGCTCGCCGCCGGCTATCCGGAGTCCGTGCCCGCGACCACCGTCGACCGCCAGTGCGGCAGCAGCCAGCAGGCCATCCACTTCGCCGCCCAGGGCGTGATCGCGGGCGCCTACGACGTGGTGGTCGCCGCCGGGCTGGAGTCGATGAGCCGAATCCCGATGGGCGCCGGCGTGCTCGACGCGTCGGACCTCGACGGGATCGCCTTCCGGGAGCGTTATCCGGAAGACCTTGTCCCGCAGGGCATCAGCGCCGAGCTGATCGCGGCGCGATGGGGCATCGATCGCACCGCCATGGACGAGTTCTCACTCGCCAGCCATGAGAAGGCCGCGGCGGCAACCAAGAACGGTGCGTTCGAGCCCGAGCTCGCGCCGATCGGCGGGCTGACCGCCGACGAGGGCATCCGGGTCGGCAGCACCCTGGACACCCTGGCCGGCCTGCGCCCGGCGTATTACAACGAGCAATACGCGGCCCGGTTCCCGGAGATCGGCTGGAATGTCACCGCCGCCAACGCCAGCCAGATCAACGACGGCAGCGCCGCGGTACTGATCACGACCAGCGAGGTCGCCGCCCGGCTCGGCCTGACCCCGCTGGCCCGGGTGCACAGCGTCGCCGTCGCGGGCGACGATCCGCTGCTGATGCTGACCGCGGTGCTACCGGCGACTCGGAAGGTGTTGCGGCGGGCCGGTTTACAGCTGTCCGATATCGACCTGGTCGAGATCAACGAGGCGTTCGCCTCCGTCGTGCTGGCATGGCAGCGCGATACCGGGGCGGACCCGTCGCGGGTGAACGTCAACGGTGGTGCCATCGCGCTGGGGCACCCCCTCGGCGCCTCCGGCGCACGGCTGGCCACCACGCTGGTGCACGCCATGCGCGAGCGCGGCGCGCGCTACGGCCTGCAAACCATGTGCGAGGCAGGCGGTTTGGCGAACGCCACGATCTACGAACGGCTGTGA
- a CDS encoding helix-turn-helix domain-containing protein, translated as MSAVLEGPLRDLSSWKPEHCSIVKALDVVGTRSALLILRETIYGTTRFDGFAARVGITDAAASAALRKLTEAGLLRKRPYREEGKRTRNEYVLTDMGRDLLPVVFALWQWGDKYLQDAEAPLERLEDSTGEPVRVEIRSAAGNEVPLENLRIRLNRKWRRRKS; from the coding sequence ATGTCGGCTGTACTGGAAGGACCGCTGCGCGATCTGAGTTCGTGGAAGCCCGAGCACTGCTCGATCGTGAAGGCGCTGGATGTCGTCGGAACCCGGTCCGCGCTGCTCATCCTGCGCGAGACCATCTACGGCACCACGCGTTTCGACGGTTTCGCCGCGCGAGTGGGCATCACCGATGCCGCCGCCTCGGCCGCGCTGCGCAAGCTCACCGAGGCCGGCCTGCTCCGCAAGCGGCCCTATCGGGAGGAGGGCAAGCGGACCCGGAACGAATACGTGCTCACCGACATGGGCCGCGATCTGCTGCCGGTGGTGTTCGCCCTGTGGCAGTGGGGCGACAAGTACCTGCAGGACGCTGAGGCGCCGCTGGAACGCCTCGAGGATTCCACCGGCGAGCCGGTGCGTGTCGAGATCCGCAGCGCGGCGGGAAACGAGGTCCCGCTGGAGAATCTGCGCATCCGCCTGAACCGGAAGTGGCGCCGCCGCAAGTCCTGA
- a CDS encoding ABC transporter ATP-binding protein, translated as MATVTFDRATRVYPGATTPAVDKLDLEIADGEFLVLVGPSGCGKSTSLRMLAGLEDVDGGRILIGDKDVTDAEPKERDIAMVFQNYALYPHMTVAENMGFALKMAKVPKVEKEQRVREAAELLDLTQYLDRKPKQLSGGQRQRVAMGRAIVRQPQVFLMDEPLSNLDAKLRVQTRTQIAQLQRRLATTTVYVTHDQVEAMTMGDRVAVLKDGVLQQCATPRDLYRDPANLFVAGFMGSPAMNLFTLPVQAEGVTLGGHTLPVPRTVTDAVEGTVEVGIRPEHFELAGTGDGIAIEIDVVEELGSDAYIYGRTLGEDGTPGTGETVVARADWRNPPAKGDKLTLTATPEHIYFFAPADGTRLN; from the coding sequence ATGGCCACGGTCACCTTCGACCGCGCGACCCGGGTGTACCCGGGCGCCACCACACCCGCCGTCGACAAGCTGGACCTGGAGATCGCCGACGGCGAGTTCCTGGTCCTCGTCGGCCCGTCCGGCTGCGGCAAGTCCACCTCGCTGCGCATGCTCGCGGGGCTCGAGGACGTCGACGGCGGGCGCATCCTGATCGGCGACAAGGACGTCACCGACGCCGAGCCCAAGGAGCGCGACATCGCGATGGTGTTCCAGAACTACGCGCTCTACCCGCACATGACGGTCGCGGAGAACATGGGCTTCGCGCTGAAGATGGCCAAGGTGCCCAAGGTGGAGAAGGAGCAGCGCGTGCGCGAGGCCGCCGAGCTGCTGGATCTGACGCAGTACCTGGACCGCAAGCCCAAGCAGCTGTCCGGCGGTCAGCGCCAGCGGGTGGCGATGGGCCGGGCCATCGTGCGGCAGCCGCAGGTGTTCCTGATGGACGAGCCGCTGTCGAACCTGGACGCCAAGCTGCGCGTGCAGACCCGCACCCAGATCGCGCAGTTGCAGCGCCGGCTCGCCACCACCACGGTCTACGTCACCCACGACCAGGTCGAGGCGATGACGATGGGCGACCGGGTGGCCGTGCTGAAAGACGGTGTGCTGCAACAGTGTGCGACCCCGCGCGACCTGTACCGGGATCCGGCGAACCTGTTCGTCGCCGGTTTCATGGGGTCGCCGGCGATGAACCTGTTCACGCTGCCGGTGCAGGCCGAGGGCGTGACGCTGGGCGGCCACACGCTGCCGGTGCCCCGCACGGTCACCGACGCGGTCGAGGGAACCGTGGAGGTCGGCATCCGGCCGGAACATTTCGAACTCGCCGGAACGGGTGACGGCATCGCGATCGAGATCGACGTGGTCGAGGAGCTCGGCTCCGACGCCTACATCTACGGCCGCACCCTCGGCGAGGACGGTACGCCGGGTACGGGCGAGACCGTGGTCGCCCGGGCCGACTGGCGCAACCCGCCGGCCAAGGGCGACAAGCTCACGCTCACAGCGACTCCCGAGCACATCTACTTCTTCGCGCCGGCCGACGGCACGCGCCTGAACTGA
- a CDS encoding class I SAM-dependent methyltransferase produces MIDTSAHRLLRIAETIADGSVRLRLRLWDGSAAGEDGPVVVFRNRNALRWMLFRPGDLGVARAYVSGDLDIEGGLVDVVREFMGATGHAFDDLLAPRVRPTLARLAALAAIADLLRHSGGVGLPPRPPATEVARAGLRGAAAVRHHYDLDDEFYRLMLGPSMVYSGAVWKSPAQSTDLEAAQLAKLDRVCERLELQPGMRLLDIGCGWGALAVHAAQHYGVDVVGVTLARNQARYARELAGRCGVSDRVDIRLCDYRDITDGPFDAVSSIEMTFHLDARARRAHARTAYDLLRPGGRLFCHEITASRRGRLFQRFSGFITAYIFPEIDIPTRTSAIDCLESAGFDVHTVEDLRDHFTASHRAWLRNIEENWDAAVSAIGEQRARAWRLFAAMSVVGCEMRNMSVTHTVARRP; encoded by the coding sequence ATGATCGATACCTCTGCACATCGACTGCTGCGTATCGCGGAGACGATCGCGGATGGATCCGTGCGGCTCCGGCTTCGGCTGTGGGACGGCAGTGCGGCTGGGGAGGACGGGCCGGTGGTGGTGTTTCGCAATCGGAATGCCTTGCGGTGGATGTTGTTTCGGCCGGGGGATCTCGGTGTGGCACGGGCCTACGTCAGCGGTGATCTCGACATCGAGGGTGGTCTCGTCGACGTCGTCCGGGAGTTCATGGGCGCCACCGGGCATGCGTTCGACGATCTGCTGGCCCCGCGGGTCCGGCCGACCCTGGCGCGGCTGGCCGCATTGGCCGCCATCGCGGATCTGCTGCGCCACTCCGGGGGTGTCGGGCTGCCGCCGCGGCCGCCCGCCACGGAGGTGGCCCGGGCCGGGCTGCGGGGTGCGGCGGCCGTCCGGCACCACTACGACCTGGACGACGAGTTCTACCGGCTGATGCTGGGCCCGTCGATGGTGTACTCGGGCGCCGTCTGGAAGTCCCCGGCACAATCGACCGACCTGGAGGCGGCGCAGCTCGCCAAGCTGGATCGGGTCTGTGAACGCCTGGAACTGCAACCCGGGATGCGGCTGCTCGACATCGGTTGCGGCTGGGGCGCTCTGGCCGTCCACGCGGCCCAGCATTACGGCGTCGACGTGGTGGGCGTGACCCTGGCGCGCAACCAGGCCCGCTACGCGCGCGAACTCGCCGGCCGGTGCGGAGTTTCCGATCGGGTCGATATCCGGCTGTGCGATTACCGCGACATCACCGACGGGCCGTTCGACGCGGTCTCCAGCATCGAGATGACCTTCCACCTGGACGCCCGGGCCCGCCGCGCGCACGCGCGCACGGCATACGACCTGCTGCGGCCCGGCGGCCGGCTGTTCTGCCACGAGATCACGGCATCGCGCAGAGGCCGTCTGTTCCAACGGTTTTCCGGATTCATCACCGCATACATCTTCCCGGAGATCGACATTCCCACGCGCACGTCCGCGATCGACTGCCTCGAGTCGGCCGGCTTCGACGTGCACACGGTCGAGGACCTGCGCGACCACTTCACCGCGAGCCACCGGGCCTGGCTGCGCAATATCGAGGAGAACTGGGACGCTGCGGTCTCGGCGATCGGCGAACAGCGGGCCCGCGCCTGGCGGCTGTTCGCCGCGATGTCGGTGGTCGGCTGCGAGATGCGCAATATGAGCGTCACCCACACCGTTGCCCGGCGGCCGTGA
- a CDS encoding response regulator transcription factor — MEPIHPHRGGRRILVVEDEPAIADSIAVRLRATGFEVTIACDGPAGVAAAEAHAPDLVVLDLMLPGFDGLEVCRRIQAQRPIPVLMLTARADETDMLVGLGVGADDYLTKPFSMRVLTARVNALLRRVARAGGSDAAVVVGDLRIDLEQRRVWRADAEKQLTPLEFELLTYLARRPRAVYSRDQLLGDVWGWADASGTRVVDSHVKALRRKLGADLIRTVHGVGYALEVR; from the coding sequence ATGGAACCGATCCACCCGCACCGCGGCGGGCGCCGGATTCTCGTCGTCGAGGACGAGCCGGCGATCGCGGACTCGATCGCCGTGCGGCTGCGTGCCACGGGGTTCGAGGTCACCATTGCCTGTGACGGACCGGCCGGGGTCGCCGCCGCCGAGGCCCACGCGCCGGATCTGGTGGTGCTCGACCTCATGCTGCCCGGCTTCGACGGACTCGAGGTGTGCCGGCGCATCCAGGCCCAGCGGCCGATTCCGGTGCTGATGCTCACCGCCCGCGCGGACGAGACCGACATGCTGGTCGGGCTCGGCGTGGGCGCCGACGACTACCTGACGAAACCGTTCTCGATGCGCGTGCTCACCGCGCGGGTCAACGCGCTGCTGCGCCGGGTCGCGCGGGCCGGCGGCTCCGATGCCGCCGTGGTCGTCGGCGATCTGCGGATCGATCTCGAACAGCGGCGGGTGTGGCGTGCCGACGCCGAAAAGCAGCTGACGCCCTTGGAGTTCGAGCTGCTGACGTATCTCGCGCGCCGTCCGCGGGCGGTGTACTCGCGCGACCAACTGCTCGGTGACGTGTGGGGATGGGCCGACGCGTCCGGAACGCGGGTCGTCGACAGCCACGTCAAAGCCTTGCGGCGCAAGCTCGGTGCGGATCTCATCCGCACCGTGCACGGCGTCGGATACGCGTTGGAGGTGCGATGA
- a CDS encoding HAMP domain-containing sensor histidine kinase: MTSTLADRIGARLPRPLDPVRSIKLKLAILMVCSGGLAFAFFSVQIGWIPPLTTVVALLIALVTSQILAHGITRPLREMTVAAQRMADGDYSHRVRATSRDEVGQLADAFNTMAADLAAADQQRRDFIANVSHELRTPITAVTAVLENLVDGVADSDPETLRTALTQTERLGRLVSELLQLSSVEAGAIALDRETIRVERLLADVVAEAEAAVAAAGRGVRVTTSARPELLVHADRARLHQVLLNLLDNAARHGPAGGTVCLAAYATADGVVLEVSDEGPGIPPADRARVFERFTRGGRSEGGGTGLGLAIARWIVGLHGGTVAVADPGSRIRVTLPSP; encoded by the coding sequence ATGACCTCGACCCTCGCCGACCGGATCGGGGCACGGCTGCCCCGGCCGCTGGATCCGGTCCGCTCGATCAAGCTGAAGCTGGCCATCCTGATGGTGTGCTCGGGCGGTCTCGCCTTCGCGTTCTTCAGTGTGCAGATCGGCTGGATCCCGCCGCTGACGACCGTGGTGGCGTTGCTGATCGCGCTGGTCACGTCGCAAATCTTGGCGCACGGCATCACCCGTCCGCTGCGGGAGATGACGGTCGCGGCGCAGCGGATGGCCGACGGCGACTACTCGCACCGGGTCCGGGCCACCTCCCGCGACGAGGTGGGGCAGCTGGCCGACGCGTTCAACACGATGGCGGCCGATCTGGCCGCCGCCGACCAGCAGCGCCGCGACTTCATCGCCAATGTGTCGCACGAACTGCGCACCCCGATCACGGCGGTGACGGCCGTGCTGGAGAACCTCGTGGACGGGGTGGCGGACTCCGATCCGGAGACGTTGCGCACCGCCCTGACACAGACCGAGCGCCTGGGCCGGCTGGTGTCGGAGCTGTTGCAGCTGTCCAGCGTCGAGGCGGGCGCGATCGCGCTGGACCGCGAGACCATCCGGGTCGAGCGGTTGTTGGCCGACGTCGTGGCCGAGGCCGAGGCGGCGGTCGCCGCGGCGGGGCGCGGGGTGCGGGTGACGACCTCGGCGCGGCCCGAACTCCTCGTGCATGCCGATCGGGCGCGCCTGCACCAGGTGCTGCTGAACTTGCTGGACAACGCCGCTCGGCACGGACCGGCCGGGGGCACGGTATGTCTCGCGGCCTACGCCACCGCCGACGGCGTCGTGCTCGAGGTGAGCGACGAGGGTCCCGGCATCCCGCCGGCCGATCGGGCCCGGGTGTTCGAGCGATTCACCCGCGGCGGGCGCTCCGAGGGCGGCGGCACCGGCCTCGGCCTGGCCATCGCCCGGTGGATCGTCGGCCTGCACGGCGGCACCGTCGCCGTCGCGGACCCCGGTTCCCGAATCCGGGTGACCTTGCCTTCCCCGTAG
- a CDS encoding DUF4153 domain-containing protein — protein MPRGVLPATVAAGVAGAIAIPLDRPGVGWLLAALVCGAAIVVVDRGARRAAATTSLNPPPAVAPSGIEAEADAEIWKPGPARKDPKEPAAERLVDPSEPGTATSGPAGDDVGDPDATDMEECSRPAVSASGPGTETPEIDISPETRVWRQILAGIEATADQEGTEATADRAGTEATADRAGTEPNADQTSTEPNADESALESATAVPGTPRTEPEGADREAGTAEPVAPQPYRGRRWWAALTVALLSVGTWRASGWLFACCLAAATVTGSLALVGRRSAFGMWFDAFAVPWSALTVPPWLFRAASSRGGGTRGVRVGVSLAVTVVMLAVFVPLLAGADAVFASLLSAAVPDLDAASAAKGLAAFGIAAGVVAGALYLLAGPPPPATRQEGADRRGLRWRTAEWALPVGTLTVLFAVFVAVQLATLFGGDDYVQRTAGLTYAEHARQGFWQLSAVTILTLAVIAAVLRWAVQDRGTDRNRLRALLGAVAVLTLVIIASALYRMWTYQQAYGFTVLRLLVEVCELWIGLVYVLVLAGLIRLRRRWLPRAVIGTAAVTLLALAVVNPERLIADRNIDRRQAGKNIDTVYLSGLSADLAPAVARLPEPQRAPVLEAIRAHSDGSGWQSWNLAREGLR, from the coding sequence GTGCCCCGCGGTGTTCTACCGGCGACCGTCGCCGCGGGCGTCGCCGGCGCGATCGCGATTCCGCTCGATCGCCCCGGTGTCGGGTGGCTGCTGGCCGCGCTGGTCTGCGGCGCTGCGATTGTTGTTGTCGACCGCGGTGCCCGGCGCGCGGCGGCCACTACTTCCCTGAACCCGCCCCCGGCGGTCGCACCGTCCGGCATCGAGGCCGAGGCAGACGCCGAGATCTGGAAACCGGGACCGGCGAGGAAAGACCCGAAAGAACCGGCGGCGGAACGTCTTGTCGATCCCTCCGAACCCGGCACGGCGACGTCCGGCCCGGCGGGCGACGACGTTGGCGATCCGGACGCGACGGACATGGAAGAGTGCTCGCGCCCCGCCGTTTCCGCATCGGGGCCGGGCACCGAGACGCCGGAGATCGATATCTCGCCCGAGACTCGGGTATGGCGACAGATCCTCGCGGGCATCGAGGCGACCGCCGACCAAGAAGGTACCGAGGCGACCGCCGACCGAGCGGGTACCGAGGCGACCGCCGACCGAGCGGGTACCGAGCCGAACGCCGACCAGACGAGCACCGAGCCGAACGCCGACGAGTCCGCCCTGGAATCGGCCACCGCTGTTCCCGGCACGCCGCGCACGGAACCCGAGGGGGCCGACAGGGAAGCCGGCACCGCCGAACCGGTTGCGCCACAGCCGTATCGAGGACGTCGATGGTGGGCTGCTCTCACTGTGGCGCTGTTGTCGGTGGGTACTTGGCGGGCCTCGGGCTGGCTGTTCGCCTGCTGCCTCGCGGCCGCGACGGTGACCGGATCGCTGGCTCTGGTGGGCCGGCGGTCGGCGTTCGGCATGTGGTTCGATGCGTTCGCCGTGCCGTGGTCGGCCCTGACGGTGCCGCCGTGGCTGTTCCGTGCCGCCTCGAGTCGCGGCGGCGGAACGCGGGGCGTGCGAGTCGGGGTGTCGCTGGCGGTGACCGTGGTCATGCTCGCGGTGTTCGTACCGCTGCTGGCGGGAGCGGACGCCGTCTTCGCGAGCCTGCTGAGCGCGGCGGTACCGGATCTGGATGCGGCGTCGGCGGCAAAGGGACTGGCGGCGTTCGGGATTGCCGCGGGTGTGGTCGCCGGCGCGCTGTATCTGCTGGCCGGCCCGCCGCCGCCCGCGACTCGGCAGGAAGGCGCCGATCGGCGCGGACTCCGATGGCGAACCGCGGAGTGGGCGCTGCCGGTGGGCACGCTGACCGTGCTGTTCGCGGTCTTCGTGGCCGTCCAGCTGGCCACGCTGTTCGGCGGCGACGACTATGTGCAGCGCACCGCCGGCCTCACCTATGCCGAGCACGCGCGCCAGGGGTTCTGGCAGCTGTCGGCGGTGACGATCCTGACGTTGGCGGTGATCGCCGCCGTACTGCGATGGGCCGTGCAGGATCGCGGTACCGACCGCAACCGGTTGCGCGCCCTGCTCGGTGCGGTGGCGGTGCTGACCCTGGTGATCATCGCCTCCGCGCTCTACCGCATGTGGACCTACCAGCAGGCCTACGGTTTCACCGTGCTGCGCCTGCTGGTGGAGGTGTGCGAGCTGTGGATCGGCCTGGTGTACGTGCTGGTGCTCGCCGGGCTGATCCGGTTGCGCAGGCGGTGGCTACCGCGGGCGGTGATCGGCACGGCGGCGGTGACCCTGCTGGCGCTGGCCGTCGTGAATCCGGAGCGCCTGATCGCCGACCGGAACATCGATCGCCGGCAGGCGGGCAAGAACATCGACACCGTGTACCTGAGCGGCCTGTCCGCCGACCTCGCCCCCGCGGTGGCCCGGCTGCCGGAACCACAGCGCGCACCGGTACTCGAGGCGATACGTGCGCATTCGGACGGATCCGGTTGGCAGAGCTGGAATCTCGCGCGCGAAGGGCTGCGCTGA